TACGTGGGttggggagtagggtttttttgctaaagggttgaattctcctttaagctgggcATTCACATTGTATTTCGTTTTAATTCGGGTACTCTGTATCTTAAAAGCCATAGCTGTATATTATTCCACACAGATAAACgtgtttattaatatatatcCATATGTTTTCCATATTGCTTTAGGATACTAGAATAACATCAGTAATATACCACGTATTTCCTGTTACACTTAAGCTGACCATatacaggccgataaaagctgccgagttcCAGCAGATTAACTCATTTATAAGGTCCTCTGAAGGtcctgcccaattgatatctggcaggTTTGGGGGTCCTCCCCCAACAGGCCTCTTTAGGCTCCTGTTAAATCATCCCAATTTGGCCCACCAcattgcttgtttggcaacctttacAATTAGAGGATCTTGCCATGTATGCCAGGCTCTTGGCCTCTTGATTGAGGCAACAACGCAGGGATCAGTTGCATGGGCCTAAAACAATGCCCTCTCCAATCAATATCCGATCTGGGATTGTGGTTTACAAAATGACCAACCTGTTGTTCCAGCCACCAGGCTAATTGGCAGATAAGAGACTGAGCATCGAAGTGGCAGTTTGGGGCCAGTGAGCAGATCTAGATTCTGCTGTGTAtgaccatcttaaaggagaactaaagcctaactatagaagtagctagaaatgttatacattatgttttgtgcttctgtaccagcccaaggcaaccacagccctttagcagggaagatctgtgtctccaaagatgcccccgtagctccccatcttcttttcttttgattcagtgcacatgctctttgctgctgtctcttactgagctttgggacctactcacaatatacagtcacaatataagtctgattagtaattaatacagataattactacatggcagcacagaaacctgtgcaactagcatcagaatttaattatcagccttgtagcatcagcttatattacaggataatttagcttctcaacagctgctcagagcccagatggtgacccccccctgtgacaagtttgaagtcctggatcattgctgctattgacaagctgaaactttaggctggtgcaaaaagttcaatatataaaatatgccatttttagccctattcatttttagggtttagttctcctttaagaatataaGATACCTGGAACCAAAATCCATTTGTCGGTATAACAAAAGCCTCTGGGTAAATGtaatggcaattttggggagagaTTAATTGACATAAATTGGTAGCTTGTTTGAGGGGTAAACTTGCGAGGACTATTGAACTGTAATTAACAATGTTACAAAACtgtaaattagaattaaaatgttcaaaaattatccaaaagctaatttgcatatgcagatagTCTTGCTTACCCTCTCCTGCTTTTGCATGCTCTTTCAAAAATTAGTAAGCCAGGATTGGAGTAGAAGCTGAGTATATTATACTATTTGCACAATAGACAACTGCTTCCTTTGCCTAACCCTTAGTTAAGTCCTGGTCAAGGGAGATCTTTGCCATTATTATTAAGGAGCAAACAAAATTTGTATAGAAACACATAGGAATTACACTGTTGTTTCAAAGTAGATATGAGAATCTTTTAAAGCCAAACTCTGTATTCACCTCTCTACTGACCCTTTGCATTGTAACAGTCAGTGTAGCACCCCAGCAACCTGAAACATACTGTGGCTGTCTTTAAGCATTACAATTCTTattgggatactgtcatgattcttatggtgtagtttttatttctaaattacattgtttacactgcaaataatttactctaccatgtaaactttcattcctaacccaaaaagtgtattcgttttagttgtaatattggggtgtaggtagccacctcaggtcattttgcctagtcaagtgctctcagaaagagccagtgctgcactatggaactgctttctgacaggttaCTGtgtctcctattcaatgtaactgagttACAgggggacatggatttttactattgagtgctgttcttgtatctaccagggggctgttatctggttaccttcccattgttctgttgttaggctgctggggtcgAGGGTGATATAactcaacttgcagtgcagcagttaagagtgactgaagtttatcagagcacaagtcacatgacctgggaaactgacaatatgtctagccccatgttcaaaatcaaatataaaacatctgtttgctcttttgacagaTTTCattacagaagtctgctggagcagcactattaactgatgcattttgaggggaaaaaaaaaaacgtgttttcccatgacagtatccctttaaggctgtgGCACATGGGCTGTTTTCATTTCAGTGGGGGACAGAATTGATACTGTTGCTTtctaataagaaaacaaaaagcacCAGTACTGGGACTGTCAGACTTTCCACATTGAAGTGAACAAGAGGCAGCAATGGCAGATTTTGGACACTACTTCACCAGCTGAAATATGCTGTATGTGCCATCTGTTCACTTGCAAACACAGGCCCCTTCAAGTTCTGCTTCTTCAGCACCACGGGTAGGGGTGAATGAGCCATTAAGTCATGAGATACAAGACGTTACATGAAGCTTGAGTCAGCATGTTACTTTCTCATGTGCTTCCGAGGGATGCCAGGTCACTAACCATTCCTTCATATCCATGAAACATCCAAACCTCAGGACTGATTTGGGTGCCGAAGCTGTATCACTCATGCTTTTGTCactaggcttaaaggaacagtaacatcaatacatttaatttttttaaagtaataaaaatataatgcagtgttgccctgcgctagtaaaactgctgtgtttgcttcagaaacatgactattgtttatataaataagctgctgtgtagcaatttcccacattgctactcagcagcttgtttatatgaactatagttgtgtttctgaagcaaacagattagttttaccagtgcagggcaacactacatgatatgttcattactttaaaacactttaattttttggtgttactgttcctttaactcttgACTTTACTGCTTACATCTGCTACCTTGTACTGTAGTCGCCTTTAAATTTTGGCTTTTAGGTAATGAGCTGGTTCTGGGCTATTGTCAGCAGCCTCACACAAGTTTACGACTGGATCTTCACAGCTGCCACCCAGGGGTTTGCAGCTTTATCCCCAAGCTTCCAAATCATTGGATCCCCTGCCCATGGCACCTTACCCACTGTCCACACTTGGTAAGTTAAACAAAACCTGTTCTCTCgttttgttttattactatatttaacTGTACTACATTTATGTTTCacttttaacatttccttttattaaaaaGAGTATTTTAGTAGAAAAGGTGTCTGTTTATTCTGACAAATCGGTACAAATCAGTTATTCACTATgacctgttttttttctaaatccagtttttgtttgttaaatCAATAGACAACTAAGAGACTGCTATGCCTCATGTGACTGGCGTGTAGTATGAGCAAAGGTCATAGATCCTCTGCATAGGAAACCAGAATTGGTTACTCAGCAGCACTAGTAACATGACTAATCATAATAAGAAAACAATACACTGATATTGGCTATGCTCAGGTATTTATagaacaaaaaaagggaaaggaacagctcaaataaaatatttttgcgtGTGTAAAGATTTCAAAATGCCACTTATAGTTGTGTTTAAAATAATAGCCGTAagtaaagctcaaaatccttataatggattttatttccatacacacaaatgcattgggaacactgcacattctattccaaatcaaaacatgaaagagaatattaggctgttcaaaaaaaattgtagtttctacattcttttttttgcaaacattcactgtataaactaaaatatgtttcaagattttgctttcatttgaataactgaactaatatttctgagaactgctgcacatctgtgttacatggagtcgaccaacttctggcacctgttacattcaacaattcttctgcatttcttggttttgcctcagaagtTCGCCCCACAAGTCCTGGGATTGGGCTGACCACtacataacgtcaatcttgttggtctggaaccaagatgttgctcgtttactggtgtgttcggggtcattgtcttgttgaaacacccatttcatgggcatttcctcttcggcataaggcaacatgacctcttctagtattttgatgtattgaaactgatccatgttGCCTGGTATGCGATACATAGGCCCAACAcctagtatgagaaacatccccatatcatgatgcttgtgccacctgCTTTACTCTGTACTGTGGCTTGTATTCAGTGTTTGGTGGTCGTCTGAGAAACTGTCTGAGTCCcatagacccaaaaagaacaattttgctTTCATCAGATCATAAAATGTTGTGCCGTTTCTCTTTAggtcagtcaatgtgttctttggctaATTATAATCTCTTCAgcccacatcttttttttttttcaacaatgggacatTGGGGCTTTTTGCCAATAGCTTGGCtccacataggcatcttctaattataatagtatcacaggtaactttagacctttttTGATCTTCCTGAAGCTGATCATTGGCTTTgccattttatttattcttctatacattcaaatggtagttttcagttttcttccatgtctttcaggttttggttgccagtttaaagcatttgagatcttTAACTGAGCAGCCTATAACTTTTTGCACTTctttatgttttcccctctccaatcaactttttaatcaaagtatgctgttcttctgaaccatgtctggaatgacccattttactcattttattttcagagagaaatgcaataTAACTAGCATGCACAaaatttgctgccttcctttcttaaataagaaCTGTAATTTACACCAGTTTTTcgcagaatgaatgacctcactaattgaactctacactgctattatttggaacaagctattattattttgaacactgctattatttgtaaCAAGCCTCAATTCATTATTCAATTactcagcagcatgtcatgactgttgggtctgtttgttttctgttactctactacaccgactagtaaattatttgccatgtagaaatagaatttctaccaaaaacagtgattgatcggGTTTGTGATGTCAGACTGCAATTATTCCAAACACAACTTTTTAGTGGCAGCATTTCCTTTTGACAGGTTACACctaaacaattatttcctttctccTAGTTTTAACCAACTCTGCCTCTCCACCTATGATTCATATGAAGAAGATGCACAAGATGCTGAAACTCGCCATCAGTGAGGGCTGAGGAATGCTGTGAGGCAAAATAGGCCTTACATTAGTTTATTCTCCAAAAAATTGCAGTGACCTCGGCTATTTTAAGGTGAATAAAAAGGCTTTAAGAAGCACAAAGTTTTGCCTGACCCAAAGCACTTCAGTTCCTGTGCCATGCCAACTGGATTGGGATGCATTTAAAATATATGCAGTATGACTGGTCACAGCACTAGGCTCCTGGCTCTGTGCACCATGGAACATTAAAAGACAGGGATCTCCATTTTCTTCATGGAATTTGGTTTGTAATCGGTTACAAAGCTCACCCCTGTGCTGTATGAATCATGTGCACATTATCCATATGAAAATCATCAGCATTTTCAGAACACAATGTAAACTGAACCTGGCTGCAAAAAAGTAGAAGACAGtagcatgttttttttgtaacatacagACAGTGAGCAGTAGATCTTAAAggcaatgttttatttgctttccaCAGAAGTAACAGATTTCCTTTGCAAAATGTTAGCAAATTTGAACGGGATggaaacatttttgttaaaagaaaaaaaaaaaatcaaggtagGGGAAATCTCATTCATTCTTTGTTATTGTAAAATGAGTACGGTTATAACTGCACAGCAGTCAGAACAGAGGAAGGAAGTCTTTCATCAATGTTAATTGAGGTTGCTGGATCTATAGCATTAGCAGAAGTATAGTCGTGTCAGTTCCCAGCTCAATCCGTAATATGAACAGGGAGAAGCCAGCAGAAAAGATTCTGATTATTTTCATCCTGAAGTTGCCACTTCACTACAAGCTTGATCTGTAAAACAAATTCATCTGAAATAGTCAGTGGGAAAAGAACATTGCTTCAATTAATTATCATAGATGGTGTAAACGTGTGTTGCGGACAGGGAACACACCCATGTATCTGTGTGGTGGAAAACTATTTACAGATTTGCAGTAATATACATGGTCATTCAAGTTCATGTCATTCAGctgagtgttttttttctttttgctcttggagtaaagaaaaaaaatatgattcagtTGGCACTTACACAAGGATACTCGCTCTTGATAGGCAACTTGGTGAGGTAGGTATAAGTCTGCCCACTGTTGATTGGGCAGGATATACCAGTTTTACAGCCATCTGGTTCTGAGATTGGGAAGGGGGCAGGAATACCCATAATGATTCCATGTACCACAGCAGTAGCACTTTTACTGTTTACATCTGcagggagaaaaaaaaggaaaattaaaacaattaatgGCATGGGGAAAAAGGATCAATACATACATGCAAATATATCACGGtctgctaagaaaaaaaaaaccttggagcGCCAGATCACACTTCTGTAATATATTACAATTAATGGAAGGCAAACACATGGAAACAGAACCTACTGCACATCTTTGTCTGCTACAACCAGATGATCTCATCTTGAGCCTTTAGGTTATGCAGTGGAAAATCCAACATGCTCTATTTATGAGGTTAtttattcccccccccttttttttttttttacagttgaacTGCTATCTGGCTGCTTGGGGATTAATTATCATAGGAACCAAACAGCAGTCTTTTAAGTCAGAATGGAAAATATATGATAGGACAGAAAGTggtgtttttttgctgaaaaatctgacaatattttcatttacaaGGCTAACTTTAAAAAAGTAGCTTGGAATAATTCTACCTATAACATGAAAGTTAGGTCTAAAGacccccatagacacaaagatttttctttgccgaacgaccgattttagcgaaatccaaccaatccgtcaaattattgtgaagttagtgggattcgaacgatcatacatcttatgatttttcgtccgacatctgtcgaccaggttaaaatatttttatcggtcccagtgcaatccatctatgtttgcagggccaagcaggcagctacccttcagttttgctggcaatattgtctgaaatggtctttttagttaatggacacatcatacatttaaacgattgttttgagataatcgtggtctcatgataacgaaaagatcttttttaaatctatggccagctagtTAGTTGAACTTTTGTTTACCAATATATACACTAAACTGTCTTCACCAGGCTAAAATGCCTTAATAATGCTGCAGCAACTCACTTCTGGTTTTATAAGAAGTTGGGCTAGTGAACATTACATGGCCCAAAGCACACCTTTGCTGGCTATATTGTCTGCCCACCCGATGGATAAAATCCTGTAGTGGATTAGGCAGCAGAAAGACAAAACAATTCTTTTGGTCCCATGTGCAGATGATGCACTGGCATTTcagtaaataatataataataattggcAGTTTTAATCTGCAGATGTATGGACACCTGTAACCATTTTCCTGCAGGACCACTGTTCTGGTTAGCAAATTGTACATTGGTAGGCAACATGCTTTTCGCATAGCTCAGAAATGAACCTGGTAACGTAGATATTACACTGGTGACTTGGTTTGGCAAATTAGCAAAAATGCAGAACCAATGTGTTTGACAGTGAAAGCTTTCAATTGGTCAAACATGAAAAAGATATAATTTGCTAGTTCTAACCAAACTGGCCCATATTGCTTTTGTGCGAGCTAGACTAGATATTCCAGTAATAATAAACCAGATTCTAAATGGACACGTTAGTAAATTAGTTGATGGCTGCTTTGGCATGTGCACAAGCTTCAGATAAATGACTTGTATCATTCTCAGAGGGTTgatcaccttccaacactttttatagttcagttgttttcagttcgCCAGAAACAGAcgtttttttcagttgctttttatttgcgaccatgtttctaatattgaagtgtaaagtttcattttatctttggccctgctgagcaaaatccctaaGTTTTATTAATGGCAGCAGTTatcattgatacaatagttgctaatattccacagatgctgctgagaaatatagcaattaattgtagcaaattgtaacagtttgaaATCTGCCCCTGGATCACTGAGGTGCTAGACTGAGACACCAGAaacactttaaacttaaattttcttTTGGTCATGTAGTTCAGTCTCACTAACCTACAATCTACATTCTCCTGTTCTAAAAGGTAAAGCTTTGTCTTCCTCACACAGCCTCTGTGTTGACTGATGTGCTTGGGACCCACATGGAGCTGTCATCCAGTGAGCCACAACCCTGTCACCTCATACCTCTTCTTGCAGTTGCAAATGCCAGGTAGGCAGTGACTCACTGGGATTTCTCCCTGTGTTCAGTCTGACCTTGCACAGCATTATTGCTTTCATAAAAactattctttttaaaaaaaaaaagtgaaaaaaagaaaagggagtgCTGAAAAAATGGCAAGATTTACTACATTCTGTAGAACTGCATTCCATTTAGTATGCTGTTTTTGAATCTGCCTGGAAGGCACCTAGAAAAAAagtcccataagaaaaaacacgtaAAAATGTTACtccgttttttttaaatggcaaagtGCGTCGATTTGTGGTGTTTTATGccaccattttattattttacacagcataataaatatgttccATAGTATCAACTGGCAATCTCTAGCTGGAACTGTAGTTATTGGACATAAGTTGTCATAAGTACCAATAAACAGATCAAATTTCAAAAAAGAACAATGAAATCTTTCTTGTAAAGTGACTACTATTTAAGCCCCCTTGTTGTGGCAGattgccaagttttttttaaaataacatatatttcaCATGCATTGCCTCTGACCGATCCACCAAGGGGGCACTTTCTGATCAGTCACCACAGCTACCAGTTTGCAAGCACTCGTACTTTATGCACATGTACCAATTTTAGAAATGTGTACTGAGCATGCTACAGGTCTTACCCTGGTAGGTGAATAGTGGAAttatgggttttttgtttttttttgttctaaaaagAGGCACTGAAACAGATAAAAGGCTGAAAACTTACAATTAATAGTACTATAAAGGAGAGAAAAGGATAATCTCCTTTATAGTAACacctaaagaagtaagctagaaatgttttcCATTATGTTTTAGGTTTCTATACGACCCCAATgtaactacagccctttagcagtaaaggttTGTGCCCCCAaacatgccccagtagctccccatcttttctgttgattcactgcatatTCTCTtcactgctgtcagttactgagcttagggatcgacaCACCATATACTgataccagtgcaattagcatcagaatttaatcagccttgtagcatcaacttatattacagccaaacctcattttctgcttgatcatttgcaacaacccctaagcttagctgctcagagcccacccttgatagagatgctgaaactttaggccggtgcaataagCAATATTAATGGTTAatgtttagttcttctttaaaggtaaGGCTCTCAATGAAACTAAactaactttccttgtcctttaatgtaaacataaaacaagaacattttttcccAACATCAACCTAACATCATAACAAAAACAAGATACAGTTTAAGTTGCCTTTGTTATCGTAATTTGAAACGAACCAAACAGCTATAAGGTGgagctgagacaaaaaaaaagggaaCTCCAAAAAGAGAACAAAGCAAAAGTTAAGAGGAACAACACATCAAAACAACACAAAGGTGTGCAGTGCTGAGAATGTACTCATTTGTATGTGTAGGAGACTAATGTAGCAGTGGTGGGTATAAAAGTTCACCCTCTGACATTACGATGCGTCCACAGTGTGGCTTGAGTACATTAGCACTTTCATTCTGGAGCTGTTTAGTGTTGAGAGTAATGTAGGATTGTACCAAGACAATGGGCATACCCTCTTATCTTTTAGTGTATAAATATTGAATGCAGGCTAAGTATATGATCATTCTAACCATAACTGGTGGTAGGAGGGTCAGCAAAAGTAAACATATGTGGGCTTAAAATAGGCTTTGACGTATATATGACTAGTTGATGTTTGCTGAATTGGGAGTCGTTGCAGCTACGAAGTATGGCCAGTTCTGAAGTGCTCCCAGTATTATAGTAAAAACTTCCTAGCAGTATGACTGGATAAGGCAGCATTCTCACATCATGGGCATAAATGTG
This Xenopus laevis strain J_2021 chromosome 8S, Xenopus_laevis_v10.1, whole genome shotgun sequence DNA region includes the following protein-coding sequences:
- the npc2.S gene encoding uncharacterized protein LOC398947 precursor, whose translation is MCSGLLTVLLTVFLIPSSVPEPLVYKDCGSQSGKLTLLDVSPCPEQPCPLKRGDTYTINATFISNVNSKSATAVVHGIIMGIPAPFPISEPDGCKTGISCPINSGQTYTYLTKLPIKSEYPCIKLVVKWQLQDENNQNLFCWLLPVHITD